GGCAAGCTGGCCGCGTTTTCCGGGGTGAAGGAGTTCCCTGTGCGTGTTAAATGCGCAACGCTGGCCTGGCATACGGTGAAGGCGGCGTTGGAAGGGAAGCCCTCCGCCATTTCGACGGAGGACTGAGTATGAGCACAAAAGTCTTTGTGCACATCTACTTGCAGAGCCTAAAGGCTCTGCTACTAATTTCGCTATCCGTAGCGGAGCCTTCAGGCTCCGCGAACGGGGTGAGCATCTCTAAAGAATTCTGTTCAGGTACTTAGAGTGCGTCCGGAAATGTCCAGAAATGCCAAATGAGCCGGTTCGTTGCCTGGGAGCAAGCAGCGTGTAGGGGAGCAGCTTTAGCTGCTCCCAAGCAGGGAGGGATTGCCCGAAGGAATGTCCGTGCGCATCAGTCAGACGCTGGGTGGGACGTTTACCGTCATCACGGATTCGGGCTACATGGTGCGGATTGCAGCCAAGGACGCCGACGCTCTGGGTCCGGAATACATGGGGTCGGCCGGTTCTAGCCCCGAGGCGAAACCGGCAGGATCGCTCGAAGAGCAGGTATGGGAGCAGCTCAAGACCTGCTACGACCCGGAGATTCCGGCCAACATCGTCGACTTGGGATTGATCTACGAGTGCAACATCGCGGCGGCGCCGGAAGGTGGAAGCCGGATCGACATCAAGATGTCGCTCACCGCGCCGGGGTGCGGTATGGGAGATATCTTGAAAGGTGATATTGAGACCAAACTTGGCTCCCTCGATGGCGTGAAAGCCGTCAGCGTTGAGCTGATTCTGGATCCGCCGTGGACGCCGGATCGGATGTCGGAGGCCGCGAGACTCCAGCTCGGATTCTAGGAGCCGCTAACAGAATGGGTACCCGGTGGGCGTCTATCGCAGGCATAAAGCCTGCGCCTACCAAGCATGTACATTCCTGGTAGCCGCGGGCTTCAGCCCGCGTCATTGCGTTAGAAGCTCCAAGTATGTCCACCCCGGAAGAAATCATCCTCCCCCGTGAGATCGCCCGGGCGAACGAGCACGACGTCAAGATCATCTGGCCAGACGGGGAGGTCATCCTGCCGGCCTTCGAACTCCGGGCCGACTGCTGGTGTGCCATGTGTGTTGACGAGGCGTCCGGCCGCAAGCTCCTCAAGCGTGAGAGCCTCCGGGCGGATGTCCACCCCAAGATGATCAAGCCCATCGGGAACTACGCCATTCAGATTGAATTCAGCGACGGCCACCGCACCGGTCTTTACACCTTCAAACACCTCCGCGAACTCG
The nucleotide sequence above comes from Nitrospirota bacterium. Encoded proteins:
- a CDS encoding DUF971 domain-containing protein, which translates into the protein MSTPEEIILPREIARANEHDVKIIWPDGEVILPAFELRADCWCAMCVDEASGRKLLKRESLRADVHPKMIKPIGNYAIQIEFSDGHRTGLYTFKHLRELGDRLAKSG
- a CDS encoding DUF59 domain-containing protein, producing MSVRISQTLGGTFTVITDSGYMVRIAAKDADALGPEYMGSAGSSPEAKPAGSLEEQVWEQLKTCYDPEIPANIVDLGLIYECNIAAAPEGGSRIDIKMSLTAPGCGMGDILKGDIETKLGSLDGVKAVSVELILDPPWTPDRMSEAARLQLGF